Proteins from a single region of Butyrivibrio fibrisolvens:
- a CDS encoding ATP-binding protein, producing the protein MENKNNTTRKIPKRIASTVIQSLKGGVVPRIGLPYITVGRKNEIDALLHDVDIIADGGASFRFINGKYGSGKSFLLQTIRNYVMDKGFVVVDADLSPDRRLHGNKGQGLATYKELIQNMSTKTRPEGGALTLILDKWIQNVQSQVVAEGIMPDSDSFSIEVEKKIFAVISSMNELVHGFDFAKLLTMYYRSYIDGDEDTKAKVIKWLRGEYINKTEAKAELGVNIVITDDDWYEYMKLFARFLQQAGYTGMMIMIDELVNIYKIPNSITRQYNYEKMLTMYNDTLQGKARYLGFIMCGTPQSIEDPRRGVYSYEALRSRLADGKFSKEGARDMLAPVIRLEPLTAEEMLVLCGKLCEIHSQLYGYENNLSDNDLAVFIRIEYGRIGADSHITPREVIRDFIELLDILYQRPDINVETLLSSDEFSYAKDELAQQEDDVTSGLRIDGGQKPDEPGNYAEFRL; encoded by the coding sequence ATGGAAAACAAAAATAATACAACAAGAAAGATCCCAAAAAGAATAGCAAGCACAGTTATACAGTCGCTTAAGGGCGGTGTAGTACCGCGTATAGGACTTCCTTATATTACTGTTGGACGTAAAAACGAGATAGACGCACTTCTTCATGATGTGGATATCATTGCAGATGGTGGTGCATCATTCAGATTTATTAATGGTAAGTATGGAAGCGGTAAGAGTTTCCTTCTTCAGACAATACGAAACTATGTCATGGATAAGGGTTTTGTAGTAGTAGATGCCGACCTTTCACCTGACAGAAGACTTCATGGTAACAAGGGCCAGGGCCTTGCTACCTACAAAGAACTCATCCAGAACATGTCCACCAAGACAAGGCCTGAAGGCGGAGCGCTGACTCTCATATTAGATAAGTGGATCCAGAATGTTCAATCTCAGGTTGTAGCTGAAGGTATCATGCCTGACTCAGATTCTTTTTCCATAGAAGTTGAGAAAAAAATCTTTGCAGTGATCTCCTCTATGAACGAGCTGGTTCACGGTTTCGACTTTGCAAAGCTACTTACTATGTATTACAGATCATACATAGACGGAGATGAGGATACCAAGGCGAAAGTAATTAAATGGCTGAGGGGAGAGTATATCAATAAGACTGAAGCCAAGGCAGAGCTTGGAGTTAACATCGTGATCACGGATGATGACTGGTATGAATATATGAAGCTTTTTGCAAGGTTCTTGCAGCAGGCGGGTTATACCGGAATGATGATCATGATAGATGAGCTTGTTAATATCTATAAGATTCCCAATTCAATAACAAGACAATACAACTATGAGAAGATGCTGACCATGTACAATGATACTCTTCAGGGTAAGGCCAGATATCTTGGCTTTATCATGTGCGGAACGCCTCAATCCATTGAGGATCCAAGAAGAGGTGTCTACAGCTACGAAGCTCTTCGTTCAAGACTTGCTGATGGTAAGTTCTCCAAAGAGGGCGCAAGGGATATGCTGGCACCTGTTATAAGACTTGAACCTCTTACAGCAGAAGAGATGCTGGTACTGTGCGGTAAGCTTTGCGAGATTCACTCGCAGCTTTATGGATATGAGAACAATCTGTCAGACAACGATCTTGCTGTTTTCATAAGGATAGAGTATGGAAGGATCGGGGCAGATTCGCATATAACACCAAGAGAAGTTATAAGGGATTTCATAGAGCTTCTTGATATCCTTTACCAGCGTCCCGATATAAATGTAGAAACGCTTCTTTCATCTGATGAGTTCAGCTATGCAAAAGATGAGCTTGCACAGCAGGAAGACGATGTAACTTCCGGACTTCGTATAGATGGTGGACAGAAGCCAGATGAGCCGGGGAATTATGCGGAGTTCAGGCTGTGA